The genomic window CATATGTAGGATGATTGGCATGGTCCTCAGTTACTCACTGATTCAAGGTTAATTCTTTCTAATTTGTCAAGTGAGCAAGATTCTATTTTCATTAGCTATCCGCTAACGGCATTTATAGCTATCGAAATTCATTTTCAACTGATTTGAATTTATCTGATGTTAGTTTTAGCTGTTGGAACATTGATAAGTAGAGAAGACTGCTGAGTAGTTCTGGTGGAAGTAGTTTATATTTTTCTCTGTCTCCATATTTTCTACCCTTGCACGTGTTTATAACGTTTCGAGATTCTTAGCTCATTATTAGTGTGTGATTGcttcttttttcattttttccttttcttgctTCCCATATTTTCAACATACTTGACTTTGGTGTACTAATAACTGCCGAACATGGGCAGATAGTAACGGCGAGGCTCACAAATGGCCCATCATAAGCAAAATCGCCATAGGGATTGCTAGAGGGATTCATCATCTTCATACGTCTTCTGAAAAGGCCATTATCCATGGAAACCTCAAGTCAAAGAATATACTATTGGATAGCCATTACCGGCCATACATTTCGGATTTTGGCCTATACAATCTTTTGAATCCAACTGCTGCTCGGCAAATGCTTGAAGCTTCTGCATTTCAGGGGTATAAAGCCCCCGAGTTGATTAAAATGAAAGATGTCTGCCAAGAGAGCGATGTATACAGTTTTGGGGTCATACTTCTCGAGTTACTGACTGGAAAGGAACCGGTGGATGATAACCCTAACCCTGATCAAGACTTTTATTTACCGAGTGCTATGAGAAGTGCCATTCTTGATGACCGTATCATGGAGTTGTATCATCCTGACTTTCTTCTTGGCCTAAGCAATGATCAAAGGGTAGTTGTCGAACATTGTATTCTTGGGTTTTTTCAACTCGCAATGTCTTGTTGTTCGCCCTCGCGTCTCCTCCGACCGGACATAAAGGAAGTCCTCAACAAGCTAGAAGAAATCTTGCAGTAAGCACCCAGCAATGTTGGTTCTGTCCGTGAAACATTTTATTTGGTCGTGGTTTTGACTGATCCGATGATCATTGATACAATTTCAGTTCAGATCTTCTGTTCTACTTATTGTCTTACATTTGTTTCATGTACATGGATGAATGGCAAATATCTCGAAAATAAATTAAGAATTATTTTACTAATGTGTCATTCATCTATGTACATGAAAAGTGAATGAAGTACGGTTGTAGAATCAGATGATTAGAACGCGATCAAAGATAGTTCGAGCCGATTTGGATTCTTGGAAAGTGACTTGGATTGAGTTTAGCATGAAGACTTGGCAAAGGCAAGGTTGTCATTAAGATGGAGATCCTGTTACTAAAACAGTTCAGATTTTTACCTGTCTTCATGTATTAGACATACAAATTTAGTCTTAAATTAGTTCGAGTCAGATATATTTTGATCAGAATTGATATGTTATTTGATGAATTAGGGAAAAACACAGTAATTCTTACAAAacttatgagatattagaatctTGGTTCCATCAATGAATGATTTAGCACACACCTATTTTCCAGTTATAGCACCATAGAATCTTCACCATAATCTTGATCTTATTAATACTTATTCGGAAGTGTCACACAGTACCAACTAAACCAACCAAAAACGTGTTTTGAATACTTAGTCAATAGAGCAACTTAGTTTCAATACTTAGTCAACAGCATTAGTTAGCAAAGGTATAAAAGCTTGATACACTTTGTACAAAAAACACTTTTTTCTTTTGATCAATAAAATACGTTGGAGAACAGTTACAATGCGATCCATTTCATATGTAcattaacatggtatcagagcccgagtttcaccgttatatgttggactacctataattaggccacccgttctgtccataattgggtcatttgtaaattccacgctccagatgttcattcctgagcGTGAGAGGTGTGTGTTTGCCCATAGTTGAGACACTCAATCTGTCCATAATTGGGTCAAttgtaaacttcacgctccagatgttcatttctGGGCGTGAGGGGGGTGTGTTAGTTGTCCCACATTGGTAGGATAAAATACTTGGGAGTTATATAAATGGTCTTGGACAAttctccccccttgagctagcttttggggttgagttaggtccaagttccaatcttaacataataATTCACTTTTCATTAAGCGCCAAGCTGCCCTTATTACCATTCTATTAGTTTATGTCGATGACATCGTTATATCAGGgaatgattacatttctattgaaGCATTGAAGACTTATCTTCACTCCCATTTTGCGATTAAAGATTTGGGCACTCTCAAATATTTTTTAGGTCTTGAAGTGGCTAGATCAAAACATGGTATCTGTTTAAACCAGCGCAAATATGCCCTTGAGTTAATTTCTGATGTTGGCATGGCTAGTTGTAAGCCTTATTCTACTCCTATGGAACAACATCTCAAGTTAACCACACCTGCATTTGACCAAAGCTTTGCTTCTACATGCACTTCTCCAATTCCTGACTCGGCTATAGCTGATCCTACTGTGTATCAACGACTTATTGGACGCCTCATTTATCTCACAATCACTCGTCCAGACATTTGTTTTGCAGTGCACTACCTTAGTCAATTCACGCAGGCCCCCAAGACTTCCCACTTGCGTGCTGCTGAAAGGATCGTTAGCTACATTGAAGGCTCCCCGGGCATGGGTATTTTCTTCTCCTCTTCTTGTGATTTTCGTCTCTATGCCTACTTTGATTCAAATGGGGCTTCCTGCCCAATGAGCCGCAAATCAGTTTCTGGTTATATTGTTACACTTGGTGGCTCACCAATTTCTTGGAAGTCCAAGAAACAAAACACAATCTTTTGCTCTTCGGCGGAGGCTGAATACAGGTCCATGGCTTCCACAACTTGTGAAATTGTGTGGTTACGCGGCCTCCTCAGTGACATGGGACTGCAATTAGATACTCCAACTTTACTTCACTGTGACAATCAAGCCGTCATTCACATCGCTGCCAATCCATTATATCATGAACGCACAAAacatatcgatattgattgtcATTTCATCCGTGAGAAGATTAAGGATCACACCATTGCCACATCACATATTTAAACCCACGTTCAACCTGCCGATATCTTCACGAAGGCATTGGGATCTGATCAGCATCATGTCTTAATATCCAAGCTCGGCATGCTGAACTTACTCCGAGCTTGAGGGGGATGTCACACATTACCAACTAAACCAACCAAAAACGTGTTTTGAATACTTAGTCAAATAGAGCAACTTAGTTTCAATACTTAGTCAACAACATTAGTTAGCAAATGTATAAAAGCTTGATACGATTTGTACAAAAAACACTTTTTCTTTTGAGATCGATAAAATACGTTGGAGAGTAGTTACAATGCGATCCATTTCATACGCACATTAACAGGAAGCTTTTGGATTTCATTAGTTTTTTTTGCTTCCTttcaatttcaaaattatttgtaattgatttcaaattcatatCGGGCCAAATATTTTCAATACCTtgaattaaatatatatgtCA from Primulina eburnea isolate SZY01 unplaced genomic scaffold, ASM2296580v1 ctg536_ERROPOS2741112+, whole genome shotgun sequence includes these protein-coding regions:
- the LOC140821354 gene encoding putative kinase-like protein TMKL1 — translated: MEHKLKLILIIGLASLTFFTILVFAIICRRRRRRKKKRKEISGTRDIEAAFDCKEVDGVANTEDLIKFQGGKDLIVQEILDAPGEVIGKSSYGTLYRASLVNSNTPTLLLRFLRPTCTLRMKDVVPIVEFLGSVRHPNLVPLNAFYAGSRGEKLMVHPFFGSGNLAQFIRDSNGEAHKWPIISKIAIGIARGIHHLHTSSEKAIIHGNLKSKNILLDSHYRPYISDFGLYNLLNPTAARQMLEASAFQGYKAPELIKMKDVCQESDVYSFGVILLELLTGKEPVDDNPNPDQDFYLPSAMRSAILDDRIMELYHPDFLLGLSNDQRVVVEHCILGFFQLAMSCCSPSRLLRPDIKEVLNKLEEILQ